The sequence TTCGATTTTTTAGAAATAGACATAAATGCGTCTATTCCTGAAATAAGAAATGCCTATACTTACCTTAAAACACTTTATTCAGGTAACTCTCTCGTTGTTTCATCCATACAGGAAGAGTTTAATGAAAATAACCGTAAGGAAATCCTTGGGGATATAGAGATGGCCTATCAGAAAATTTTAAAAAGCTTTGAAGCTGAGAAACAAAAAGAATGTATGCATAAAGAGCCTCTCGATTATAAAACACAAGAGGCCCTGAATGCATATATTTCACAGCTTGAATCCTATTCAGGAGAATCACTCAGACACATTAGGGAACTGCACGGCCTTGACTTAAAAAAAGTAGCCCAATGTACCAATATCAGCAGAAGATATTTACAAAGTATAGAGGAGGAGGATTTTAGTTCATTACCTCAAAAAGTCTATCTCAAAGGGTTTATCGTAAGCTATGCAGATCATCTGAACCTTGATTCTCAAGCCGTTGCGGAAGATATGATGAAAAAATATGAAATTTGGTTTAAAGCTTGTCAAAATAATAAATATGACACGCTCAACCTATAACACAAAGGAGGTTATCAATGGATAAAATATCTATACTTTACTCGGGTAATCCTGTGCTCACCATCATTTTGATTCTGATTATATCCGTTATTCTCTTGTATATTGCCAGAAAGCCGGCCCACGAATTGATTAAATCCATTTTCCACATGGCCCATAAAGCGTTACGCCTTTCGGCAAGATCGACAATGTTGGCTGAAAAAAGGATGGCCTCACGAAATAGGGAAGTTCTGTTGTCAGTGGGTGAAGAAGCTGTAGAGCGGGTGATCGAGAGAGAATTTCATAGAGTAGAAGCCGTCGTCAGGCGTGATCTTAGCGGCTACCCGACCCTTCAGCAGGCACTGAAAACACAAATCGCAAAAATAGAGGAGGATTATTCTAAAAGTGCTGACGCGCCTCCTGCACCGCCAGGCTGGGTACATGCCGTTGAAGCGGTCGCTAAAATTCCTCCATCAGGCGACACTCTCATTTCAAATATGTTGGGGGCGATAAACCAGTCTATCGAAAAACAATATAAAAATGTTCTGTCGGATTATAGAAAGGCCTGCGCAGAGAGACATTCCCTTTTAAAAAAGATGATGCCATTCTGGCGGCAAATGTCTAACACGCTTTCAGAAGTCGATAAAACAATTGCCAGCATCCTGGAGAGGGCAAAAGTAATTGACGCAAAAATGGATTTTTATGAAAATATTAGAAAAGGCTCCGAAAAAGCGGTACGCATGCTCTCTTCATCATCACTTACTCAATTTTTTATCGCAGGTCTTGTTATGTTAATCGCTATTGGCGGCGCCGTTATTAATTTTAATCTCATTGCGCTGCCCATGTCTGAAATGGTTGGTGGCGGAAGCTACATAGGGCCTTTTAAAACTTCAAATGTTGCAGCCATGGTCATTATTCTCGTTGAGGCTGCAATGGGTCTATTTCTTATGGAATCTCTTCATATAACCAAACTTTTTCCGATTATCGGCGCTATGGATGACAAGATGCGTCACAAAATGATATGGATTACCTTTTCTATACTCTTTATCCTGGCTGGAATTGAATCTTCTCTTGCCTATATGCGCGACATGATAGCAGCCGATATGCAGGCGCTCAGACAATCTCTGGCAGAGGTGACTGTATCACCGGAACAGTCAGGCAACTGGATTCCCACGGTAGGACAAATGATAATGGGTTTCATCTTGCCTTTTGCCCTGGCATTTATTGCCATTCCTCTTGAATCATTTGTTCATTCATCGAGAACCGTCCTCGGCGTTGCTGTTGTGGGAATGCTAAGATCTATTGCATATATTCTGAGGTTGACGGGCAACATTTCAAGATCGCTGGGTGAAATGCTCATAAGAGTGTATGATCTATTCATATTTGCGCCTTTATGGATTGAAGGACTGTTAAAAAAAGATGGCAAAAGCGAAGGTAAAATCAAAACTGTTAAACCTGTTAAGGAGGAGAAAATAGCATGAAAAAAAATATAATCAGGTATGCGCTTTTAGTTTTATTTCTTGCCGGTTGTGCTGATACGACAAGTCACACAAGAGGTGTATACATGTTGATGGATACTTCCGGAACCTATACCCAGCAAATAAAAAAAGCGCAGTCAATTATTAATTATCTGCTCGCAACTTTACAGCCTGGAGATACTCTGGCGGTGGCAAGAGTAGATAGCGCCAGTTTTAGCGAGAAAGATATCGTTGCCAAAGGAACCTTTGATACAAGACCCTCTGTCGCCAATGAACAGAAACGGAAGTTCCGTCAAAAGCTGGATAATTTTGCAAAGAGAGTAAAAGGAAGCGCCTATACGGACATTTCAGGTGGTATGCTTCAGGCCGTTGAATACCTCAATGAAGCCGGCTCCGGTAAAAAAACTATTCTTATATTTTCCGATCTTAAGGAAGAAATTAAAAAAGGTCATGTAAGGGACTTCCCAATTCAGCTAGGTGGTTATCGGGTTGTTGCCCTCAATGTGACCAAGCTTAGTTCAGACCAGATAGATCCGAGAGAATACCTGGATCGTCTTACTTATTGGGAAAAGCGGGTCACCGATGGTGGTGGAACATGGAAGGTAATCAATGATCTTGAGAGACTGGAAAAGCTGCTTGAAGACTGACTTTAGTCGTTTAGGCTATTAAGTTTCTGCAACAATGACGTGGATTAATGAAAAAAATAATTCTGTTAAATTAAGCATATATGTACAACCAAGAGCTTCAAAAAATGCAATTTCAGGTTTCTTTAACAATAAATTAAAAGTAAAGCTCACTTCACCTCCCGTCGGTGGCGCCGCTAACGAACTTTTAGTTAAATTTCTTGCTAAAAAGCTTTCCCTTGCAAAATCTGACATTCTTATCCTGTCAGGAGACAAATCGAGGAGCAAAGTTTTAATGGTGAAAGGTATTAGTGAAAGCGAGGTAAAGAAAAGCCTGAAAATTTCTTAATTCCTGTTCATTTTTTCAAGTCTTGAAATTACCGCAGAGTTGGCAGGATCAAGAGTCAATACGGTCTGGTATTGCCTGAATGCTTCGCTATCTTTTCCAAGTAAGACAAATAAATCCCCAGTTTAAGCCGTGTCTTTATGTTTCCCGGCTTAATATCAAGACAGGTTTCATATTCCTTAATGGCCATCTTTTCTATACCCTCTTTTTCATAAAGATTCGCCAGTTTATAATGAACATTAAAGTCAGCAGGAGCGATAACGGACAACCTTCGGTAACTGTTAATTGCCTCCAGCGGTCTGCCTGTTTCTTCATAAGCAGCGCCCAGAATATGAAATGACCTGACACTTCTGCTGTTTACCTGTAAAACCTTTTCAGCGACTTCAATTGCCTTTGAATGATCTTTATTTTGCAGGTACAACTGAGCAACTTCCTCACCATATTTTTTCAGGCGGTCCTTCCCCACAGAAATGATATTATTAAGCAAAGCAATAGCAGCCTCTTTATCCCCCAATTCCAGCAATACCCTGCTCTGCCAATAAATGAACCTTTCCGGAAGCTTATTCTTATTTAGACGGTCCCTCTTAAGAAGTGAGTCAAAGTCCTTCATCTTCATCAAATAATGAGCGTACAAATCAATATATCTCTCATTTTCCGGTTCTAATTGAATCGCTTTGCTATATGCCAGCCGAGCGCCTTTATCATCACCTTTATTACTTAATAAACGGGCTATTGTTATACTGCTTTTGCTATCAAGCGCCATCTCCATAATTTCATGGCTATCTATATTATTATCAATTAACAATTCGACGATGGCATAGAACCGGTCACTTCTTCTTAAGGCAATTTTCTTTAATTGTTTTACTGAATTATTAAAAGTCTCTTCTCCACTCGCTGCTCTCGCCACTTTTAAGGCATATGATGGTCTTACGGGATCTAATGCGGCAGCCATCTTTAAGGCGCGCATAGATTCATCCTTATTCCGCACAAGTTCCTTCATATAGGACATGAGCGCCCAATAGTGTGCTCTAAGCGGGGCAGAGATAATGGCTTGATCAAGAACATCGATAGCCCTGTTTACTTCATTTTCCCGCAATAAATATTGGCTCCTTTTGAAAAGAAGGTCAGGGTCATTAGTGAACCGCAGAAAACCTTCTTCATTTCTCTCTCTTACGGCAGCATCACTATTATTTGTATAATTAAAAAAGCGTATACCCTCCAGGAAAGTCATAGAAAGAAATAATGCGGTTACCATTGTCATGATAAGGTAATGTTCTTTTCCAAAGAAGAAGCGCTTTTTAGCCGTTGACAGATAAAGACCACAAAGAAAAGAAAAAAGATAGGCATTAGACGGTATTCTCATATTAAATTCGACGGTGTTATGAATCAGCAGGGCAACAATGGCCGAATAAATACCGGCCTGGAGATACCTTTTTTCCCTGTCCCTTATATTAACTTTTATGGGATTATTCTTAAGCAGTAAAATCAGGAAAGGGACTAAAAGAAGAAAAAAACCGATAATACCCGTTTCAGCAAGCAGCTGAATATATTCATTATGGGCATAATGAAAAGTCTTTTCCATATCAAAGGGTCTGTAAAGAGGAAAAATATCCTTATACGTGCCCAGGCCTGTGCCCAGGAGGGGATAATCGCTGACAATATCCAATGATGCCCTCCATCCCTTCAGCCTATAATGGAAAGAGGGATCTTCACTCACCCTGTAAAGACTGGAAATAGTTTCTAAAACAGACCTGGAACCGACTAAAATAAAGAGAGCGCAAACAAAGCTGCCAATAAGTGAAAAAAGAAATATTTTCCTTTTATATTCTCCCTCCCTCCAGAGGATAAAGACCTGCAATATTATGGCAAGCAATAAGCTTACAAGACCGCCCCTTGACCCGCAAAGGAGAAGTGCAAAAAGGGAGAGAGACAAAGAAAAAACTAAAATAATGGTTTCCCCCCTATTAACCATATTCTTTTTGATTCCATTGCCATACTGAAATAGCAGGAGTGATAATAAAGGCAACATCGCCATATTTGTGAATGATGCAAAGTGATTATGATTTACAAAGGGACCAAAGGGAGCACCTGCCTTCAATGGCCTTAACCAGTAAAGCTTCCCATTCCAGGAAAAATACTGAATAATACCGAAGAGAGAAATAATGAAAGAAAGAGCCGTTAAAAAGAATATGGCCCTTTTCAAGTGCGCTTTTCTCTTAAACAAGGCGGCGCTTATTATAAAAATCAAAAAGCATGTAATAAGCAGTTTAAGTGATGACTGTGTACTGAAAGGGTTAACGCTGATAAATGAAGGAAAGTCTAAACTGTCCGGTATGGCCGCCTTTTCTTTAATAAGAAACAGGGCGGGGGAAATTATTTGAAGAAGCGATGAACCTATGGGCAGAAGTTGTATTAAAGGAATAATAATAAAAGGTAAAAGAAAAACATACAAAGGAAAAGACTTATGTTGATTTGCCTGCAGGTATTTTTTTTTAAATAAACGCTCCATTCCCCAAAGGAGAAAAAGAGTAAAAACAACCAGTTCCATCACTATCATGCTCCACTTTTGAATGCCTCCAAAAGAAAGAGCCAGAAAGGGAATAAGAAGCAATATTATCGATCGATAAACTTTCTCCAAAACCATCCGCTTCTTTTTTTATTTACACTTTTATAGGGAGGTATATCTATGGCAGCGCCATCGACAACAGCCTGGGGACGATGGACAGCCATATTTTGAGCATTCTCATATCCACTCAATGCTGAAACAATCTGATAGGCGCCTTGCATGGAAGGCCCCCGCTTATCGATAGAGTGACAATCAGAAGCAATAATATGAACGAGACTGCATTCTATAAGGCGTTTTGAAAATACTTCAACAGTGCGTCCAAAACCACCGGTTATACTCATTGCCGTAATTTGGGAAAGACAGCCTCTATCAATCAATGCACGCAGAATATCCGGATTTTTCAATATGAGAGCATCTCTCTCGGGATGAGTAATTATCGGCGTTATACCATTGACCTGCAGGTGGAAAATAATTTTATGGATTTTTTCAGGATCATAATAGGGCGGAAGTTCCACCAGAATATACTTGCCTGCATCATTAATAGTCATTAAATCCCCCGATTCGAGACAGGGAATAAGCTCCGGCGTTAAGGCAACGTCGGCGCCGGGCAGGATTTTTAAAGGTATCTTCTTTTCACCGATTATCTCCCCTACGCTTTTGACTTGCCTGAGAATATTCGGGCGACTATTTCTATAAACTCCATTTAAAGTATGAGGCGTAGCCACCATTATCTCCGTACCGGCCTCGGTGGCAGCCATGGCAAGCGCTATGGTTTCTTCAATGTCATCTGCGCCATCATCAACTGCCGGCAGCAAATGGCTGTGAATATCTATCATTCCTTTTCGTTGCCATAATTATAATTATAGTAATAATAACCGTAATAGCCATCTTCCCGGGTATTAACCCTATTTAGCGCAACGCCAATCATATTGGCTCCAACTTCAGAAAGGGCCTTAATACTTTTCTGGGCCTTTCCCCTTGCCGTACTCTTTGTATCAACAACCAGTACGACACCATCTACAGCCCTTCCAAGAACTGCCGCATCAGCCAGTGAAATGGAAGGAGGCGAGTCGAAAATTATCCTGTCATAGTCCTTCTCCAGAATTGATATTATCTCCTGCATTCTCCTGGAGCCAAGAAGTTCTGAGGGATTAGGTGGAATTGGACCACAGGTTATTATCCCAAGGTTTTCAATTCCTGTTTCATTAATAACGGCATTGATGGAAAGATCATGATCTACCAGTATATTACTGAGTCCGCCTGAACCTTTTAAATTGAATACCTTTTGGAGCGTGGGCCTTCTAAGGTCACAATCGATAAGCAATGATCTCTTCCCTTCATGAGACATGGTTACAGCCAGATTAATAGCAGCCGTTGTCTTCCCTTCACCGGGACCGCCGCTGGTTACCATAATGGTTTTAATCTCTTTATCTGAAGAAGAAAATAATACTGAAGTTCTAAGGCCTCTAAAAGCTTCCGATATCATTGATTTGGGCATTTTATCGGTGATCAGATACAGGTTCTCCTGTTCTTTACCGAAAATAGCCGGTATGGTTCCGAGAAATGGTATCCCTAAATATCGCTCCACATCACTTTCACTCTTGATTCTGTCATCAAGAAACTCCAGAAAAAGCGTGAGACTTATACCGCCAAATAATCCAATGAGAACACCCATTAATATCATTTTTCTTTTATTGGGATAAACCGGTTTTCCCGGTCTTTGAGCATAATCAACTATCCTGATATTGTTAAATTCCATTCCTTCTGTCAGACTGGTTTCTTTTAATCGATTTAAAAGAACGTCAAAAAGCTTTCGGTTCCCTTCTGACTCTCTTTTTAACACATTATACTTTATTGCTTTCTTGTTTAAAGCCAGCGCTTCCCGCTTTTGTTCATCAAGAGACTTTCTAAGAGTAACCTCTTCCAGTTTGGCAATTTCATAATCATCTTTTGTTTTCCTGACAAACTTCCTGACTTCTTCCGCTATAATGGCCTCTAATGTCTTAATTTGAGAGATAATACTTGCCATTTTGGGATGTTTCTTCCCATAGGTTCCTGACAATTCCGCCCTCTCTCTCTTCATATCGAGAAGGCTCGCATTTAAAGTATTAACCTGGGGACTGTCAACAAGATTGGTTAATGCCTCCCAGCTATTTTTGGTCATCAACTCATTTAATTGCCCGTATTTTGCTTCCCGCTTCAATCTGGACATATTTGCCTTTATTAAGGCTGAATTTAATTCAGACAATTTTTGCACGACAATATTTTGTCTTTCCTCTAATGAAATTATATTATGCTTTTCCTTATATTCCTGCAGGGCAAATTCAGAACTTGTAACTTTTTCCTGCAATTCTTTTACCTGCTCTGACAGCCATATAGTCGCCTGAGAGGATGCATTGATTTTCTCGGTCAGATTTTGTTCAACATAGGTGTCTGCCCAAAGGTTGGCCAGGTCGGCTGCTTCTTCAGGATCGGGCCCTTTAATGGAAAGATGCACAAAGCGGCTTCCCCGTTCAGGGTTCACCGTAAGCATATTTAATAAAACAGACTCAGGGTATAATACACCCTCAAACTTTTTCAGTTTATTTAAGGGCGATGCGTCAAATACCTTTCTGGCAAGTCTCCGACTGCTGATTATCCCGGCTTGTGTCGCGTAATAGTCTGACGAAGACGCATCAATATTCATCACGTCCTGAAAGGACAAAATATTGGGATTTTCTCTTTCAATAAGGATTTTAACGGAAGCCTGGTAGATAGGTATTATAGAAAAAGCTTTGACGGCGGCAATTGTTACGGCAATGATTAAAATAGCCGCAACAAGCCATAATCTTTTTCTGACAATCCTGATATAGTCTTTAATATTCAGTTCTTTTTCTGTTACTTCTTCCATTATTTAGAAAAAACTTTCCGGCACAACGATAATATCATCGGCCATTAATGCAGTATCCAGTTGTTTGTCACCCTTTATAATTTTAGAAATATCCACATGAATGGTTTCCTCTTTTCCTGCCTTTCCCCTGATTATTTTGGTCCTCGACGGAGCGGCAATTTTTGTAAAGCCACCGGCCCTTGTAATTGCCTGCAAAATAGAAATATCCTTTTCCAGCGTATAGGAACCCGGGTTCTTAATCTCCCCGAAAACAAAATATGTATTAGGGTCCGGAATCTGGATAACATCGCCATCATTAATTTCTATGTTCAGTTTAGTATCACCTTCATCGAGGAGACGCTTTAAATCTATTTTAATGGGCTCTTTATCTGATACAGTATTCCCCTTATTGCTTCCTGATTGTGATATAATGGCGTGCTGGGCGGCATCGCTTAGAAGTCCACCCGCTCTGGAGATGACTTCCAGCAATGTAATCGATTTTCTCAGTTCATAGATACCCGGCTTCGCTACTCCCCCGAGGACATAAATTTTTCGGCTTCTGTATTCCTTGATTAAAATGGTGACCTGCGGGTTGATGAGGTAACCATCTGCCAGCCTTCTCTCTATCTCTTTCTCAAGCTCCGTAATAGAAAATCCCTCGGCTTTAATTCTTCCCAGCAACGGGAATGATATATTGCCGTGAGAACTGACTTTCAGCACAGAAGACAAATCCGGCTGTTCATACACGTTGATTTGCAAAAGATCTTCCGCCCCGATGTAGTAATCTTCAGCGAAAGTATTATTTATGAAACTCGTAATTGTCAGGAGAGAGAAGAATATATAAAAACAGAATAAAGGATAATAAGGTTTCCTGTAAAACCATTTTGAGGGAAAGTTCATTTACTTAAAATTCAACCGTCACATTCGCTGTGTATTGATTGTTTTGGTAATCTTCAGCATCAATGTCTGAATTTCGCTCTCTGTAATGATAACCGGCGCCGACATAAAGCCATGGCCTTATATTGTAATTAATGTTTAGCCCTGCACCATATAAATAGTCGGTTCTTTCTCCCCCTGAAGCAGCCTTATGATATTCATTGATACCATATGAAACATTGAAAATTGATGAAATTTTAGTTGATATTCTCAAGGGAAGGCCAAGCGATATTGTGTTGTCCGTATAATAATAATAACGGTCAGTTCCACTGCTAAAGAAAGATTCCGTAATATGTCTCTTCCCTGTTAATAATATCCTTGTATAACTGGAGTATTGATAATTAAAGCCAAGCGCCGCAATAACGGTATTAACATCTTCCCTATCGGTTGCCTCGTAGTCACGGTTAGTGTAGCCAACAGATAAATTAAGGCTGGACTTTGATGTTAGCTGGCCTTTCACTCCTAAAGATACATAGTCAGATTGTGAATCTCTTATATCAGCGGCAATGACCTTATCATATTCTATATTTCCCCTGCTGTATTCCAGGAAGAATGATGTTTTAGGAAGGAGCCTCAGGGTAAATTCACCGCCATAAAGTTCTTCCTTCCTGTCATATGCTTCAAGGTATGCCTTGTTAGTCTCCTCTTCATAATCATGCAGTGTATTGCTGTATTTCAGGCTGAATGAAAGCCTGTCAAAAATATTTGATCCAAGGGCAAGCTGCAACAGATTTTGAGTTCTTTCATCCATATCGGTCGATTCAGAGGATGCCGGATCGGCTGTCTTCACATAGCTGTCTCTGAGCATGAGCTTCAAGCCGCCGGGGAAGCGTGTATTGATAAAAGCAGTCCCTGTATGGGTCTCTTTATCTTCCTTTGTTTCACTAGCGTATCTGTAAATATCGGCGCTGTA comes from Deltaproteobacteria bacterium and encodes:
- a CDS encoding helix-turn-helix domain-containing protein — its product is MDRKDLKKYFDFLEIDINASIPEIRNAYTYLKTLYSGNSLVVSSIQEEFNENNRKEILGDIEMAYQKILKSFEAEKQKECMHKEPLDYKTQEALNAYISQLESYSGESLRHIRELHGLDLKKVAQCTNISRRYLQSIEEEDFSSLPQKVYLKGFIVSYADHLNLDSQAVAEDMMKKYEIWFKACQNNKYDTLNL
- a CDS encoding YwqI/YxiC family protein → MDKISILYSGNPVLTIILILIISVILLYIARKPAHELIKSIFHMAHKALRLSARSTMLAEKRMASRNREVLLSVGEEAVERVIEREFHRVEAVVRRDLSGYPTLQQALKTQIAKIEEDYSKSADAPPAPPGWVHAVEAVAKIPPSGDTLISNMLGAINQSIEKQYKNVLSDYRKACAERHSLLKKMMPFWRQMSNTLSEVDKTIASILERAKVIDAKMDFYENIRKGSEKAVRMLSSSSLTQFFIAGLVMLIAIGGAVINFNLIALPMSEMVGGGSYIGPFKTSNVAAMVIILVEAAMGLFLMESLHITKLFPIIGAMDDKMRHKMIWITFSILFILAGIESSLAYMRDMIAADMQALRQSLAEVTVSPEQSGNWIPTVGQMIMGFILPFALAFIAIPLESFVHSSRTVLGVAVVGMLRSIAYILRLTGNISRSLGEMLIRVYDLFIFAPLWIEGLLKKDGKSEGKIKTVKPVKEEKIA
- a CDS encoding VWA domain-containing protein produces the protein MKKNIIRYALLVLFLAGCADTTSHTRGVYMLMDTSGTYTQQIKKAQSIINYLLATLQPGDTLAVARVDSASFSEKDIVAKGTFDTRPSVANEQKRKFRQKLDNFAKRVKGSAYTDISGGMLQAVEYLNEAGSGKKTILIFSDLKEEIKKGHVRDFPIQLGGYRVVALNVTKLSSDQIDPREYLDRLTYWEKRVTDGGGTWKVINDLERLEKLLED
- a CDS encoding DUF167 domain-containing protein; this translates as MTWINEKNNSVKLSIYVQPRASKNAISGFFNNKLKVKLTSPPVGGAANELLVKFLAKKLSLAKSDILILSGDKSRSKVLMVKGISESEVKKSLKIS
- a CDS encoding O-antigen ligase family protein, with the protein product MEKVYRSIILLLIPFLALSFGGIQKWSMIVMELVVFTLFLLWGMERLFKKKYLQANQHKSFPLYVFLLPFIIIPLIQLLPIGSSLLQIISPALFLIKEKAAIPDSLDFPSFISVNPFSTQSSLKLLITCFLIFIISAALFKRKAHLKRAIFFLTALSFIISLFGIIQYFSWNGKLYWLRPLKAGAPFGPFVNHNHFASFTNMAMLPLLSLLLFQYGNGIKKNMVNRGETIILVFSLSLSLFALLLCGSRGGLVSLLLAIILQVFILWREGEYKRKIFLFSLIGSFVCALFILVGSRSVLETISSLYRVSEDPSFHYRLKGWRASLDIVSDYPLLGTGLGTYKDIFPLYRPFDMEKTFHYAHNEYIQLLAETGIIGFFLLLVPFLILLLKNNPIKVNIRDREKRYLQAGIYSAIVALLIHNTVEFNMRIPSNAYLFSFLCGLYLSTAKKRFFFGKEHYLIMTMVTALFLSMTFLEGIRFFNYTNNSDAAVRERNEEGFLRFTNDPDLLFKRSQYLLRENEVNRAIDVLDQAIISAPLRAHYWALMSYMKELVRNKDESMRALKMAAALDPVRPSYALKVARAASGEETFNNSVKQLKKIALRRSDRFYAIVELLIDNNIDSHEIMEMALDSKSSITIARLLSNKGDDKGARLAYSKAIQLEPENERYIDLYAHYLMKMKDFDSLLKRDRLNKNKLPERFIYWQSRVLLELGDKEAAIALLNNIISVGKDRLKKYGEEVAQLYLQNKDHSKAIEVAEKVLQVNSRSVRSFHILGAAYEETGRPLEAINSYRRLSVIAPADFNVHYKLANLYEKEGIEKMAIKEYETCLDIKPGNIKTRLKLGIYLSYLEKIAKHSGNTRPY
- a CDS encoding tyrosine protein phosphatase; this encodes MIDIHSHLLPAVDDGADDIEETIALAMAATEAGTEIMVATPHTLNGVYRNSRPNILRQVKSVGEIIGEKKIPLKILPGADVALTPELIPCLESGDLMTINDAGKYILVELPPYYDPEKIHKIIFHLQVNGITPIITHPERDALILKNPDILRALIDRGCLSQITAMSITGGFGRTVEVFSKRLIECSLVHIIASDCHSIDKRGPSMQGAYQIVSALSGYENAQNMAVHRPQAVVDGAAIDIPPYKSVNKKRSGWFWRKFIDR
- a CDS encoding polysaccharide biosynthesis tyrosine autokinase, with translation MEEVTEKELNIKDYIRIVRKRLWLVAAILIIAVTIAAVKAFSIIPIYQASVKILIERENPNILSFQDVMNIDASSSDYYATQAGIISSRRLARKVFDASPLNKLKKFEGVLYPESVLLNMLTVNPERGSRFVHLSIKGPDPEEAADLANLWADTYVEQNLTEKINASSQATIWLSEQVKELQEKVTSSEFALQEYKEKHNIISLEERQNIVVQKLSELNSALIKANMSRLKREAKYGQLNELMTKNSWEALTNLVDSPQVNTLNASLLDMKRERAELSGTYGKKHPKMASIISQIKTLEAIIAEEVRKFVRKTKDDYEIAKLEEVTLRKSLDEQKREALALNKKAIKYNVLKRESEGNRKLFDVLLNRLKETSLTEGMEFNNIRIVDYAQRPGKPVYPNKRKMILMGVLIGLFGGISLTLFLEFLDDRIKSESDVERYLGIPFLGTIPAIFGKEQENLYLITDKMPKSMISEAFRGLRTSVLFSSSDKEIKTIMVTSGGPGEGKTTAAINLAVTMSHEGKRSLLIDCDLRRPTLQKVFNLKGSGGLSNILVDHDLSINAVINETGIENLGIITCGPIPPNPSELLGSRRMQEIISILEKDYDRIIFDSPPSISLADAAVLGRAVDGVVLVVDTKSTARGKAQKSIKALSEVGANMIGVALNRVNTREDGYYGYYYYNYNYGNEKE
- a CDS encoding SLBB domain-containing protein, whose protein sequence is MNFPSKWFYRKPYYPLFCFYIFFSLLTITSFINNTFAEDYYIGAEDLLQINVYEQPDLSSVLKVSSHGNISFPLLGRIKAEGFSITELEKEIERRLADGYLINPQVTILIKEYRSRKIYVLGGVAKPGIYELRKSITLLEVISRAGGLLSDAAQHAIISQSGSNKGNTVSDKEPIKIDLKRLLDEGDTKLNIEINDGDVIQIPDPNTYFVFGEIKNPGSYTLEKDISILQAITRAGGFTKIAAPSRTKIIRGKAGKEETIHVDISKIIKGDKQLDTALMADDIIVVPESFF
- a CDS encoding outer membrane beta-barrel protein, yielding MGLSVNSEAAGNIHYGGTELHPAISLAYRYDDNVYLTDVNESDDSIYIISPSIEVKRSHDERVYSLEYSADIYRYASETKEDKETHTGTAFINTRFPGGLKLMLRDSYVKTADPASSESTDMDERTQNLLQLALGSNIFDRLSFSLKYSNTLHDYEEETNKAYLEAYDRKEELYGGEFTLRLLPKTSFFLEYSRGNIEYDKVIAADIRDSQSDYVSLGVKGQLTSKSSLNLSVGYTNRDYEATDREDVNTVIAALGFNYQYSSYTRILLTGKRHITESFFSSGTDRYYYYTDNTISLGLPLRISTKISSIFNVSYGINEYHKAASGGERTDYLYGAGLNINYNIRPWLYVGAGYHYRERNSDIDAEDYQNNQYTANVTVEF